In Apodemus sylvaticus chromosome 7, mApoSyl1.1, whole genome shotgun sequence, the sequence catgggATTTTTGCTTACCTTaaacatccattttcctgcaaataatAAAATGCCATTCTGCTTTTTAACCAAAGTAAACTTCACTGtgcatataaaacatattttctttatctgatAAACTGTTCAAAGATGcagctccttccatttctatGTGTTCAATCTCTTTCAGAGCCCTCTAGATAGATAGACATGGAATTTAACCAGACTGCTGCAGAGCTGCCTATTTGCTTTCAGGGCCTCATAGAGCTGACTCCATCCTTCATGAGTCCTTCTGCCGTCAGAATCCAAATGCTGGCTTCCATTTCCTGAAGTTTCTTGACCCTGATTGACATAAATGGCAATCCATTTATGTTCCATATCATGTCATAAAACATTTGTGTATTATTTTTGCCATCCAATCAATTCCTTCTCTTTGAGATAACTTTTTATCATGTTATCtactataaaagaataaaatataagtaGAAAAAAACATATTATTCCTGATTACTTCAAGGAACTCCTGGTCTTTCATACCCACCTTATATGACCAGCATTTGGACCAGACTTGTATGATCTCCACAATAACTCTTTTAATTAGCCTACTTTAGAGCAAGATGGGATCATCGCCATTGAATCAAATTGGTCCTGGATATCTGGGAGGCTTAGTGATGCCACAGCATTTGTGATGAGCCAGGGCCACACCCCATGGCCACAAGTTAATAAATAGACTGTCAGAGATTGCCCTTGCTTCTATACCTCTCCCACAACTAGCTCATCTGCTCTGttttatgctttttctttctgaatgccCTTGTCTACTCCTAACTTGCCTCTGTTTGATCCATACTCCTCTTTTCCACAAGGTTTAGCATCCGGCCTTTAAGATGTGTCACTCTAGGAAGTCTTCCCTGAATACTTAACTtcacatttatgtattttttctttaatgaccaattttcttcctattcttaatgTTGTCTCCTTGTGCCACCCAGATTCTCAGCAGGAAACAATTGACATACTCAAATTtggtaatttgaaaagattttacAAGAAGATAGCAGGgagatagaaaaacatattacTTTGAAGTACTAGAGTAAGTGGCTCAAAAGGGGGAATGTTAGAAGGGGCTCTGTACACAAGAAATATGACCTATAAAATTGAGTATTAAACAAATCTTCCTTGCTTCTTTATCCACTTGCAGTTCCTCTGGTCCAAGAAGCTGTTGGTCACAGTGTTAGATTTCAGAATATGAATTAGGACATGTTCATTAGAGGCTACAACCCCAGCATATTACAAAGTCTCATGCATGCACTGGCAAGTCTAGGCTCCGTCCATCTTCAAGCAGCAGGAAATAGAATGAGAATGGGCTtcatggtcttgtctttctctttcataGGTCTAGAGCTATAACCAGCCTTACCAAAGCCCTGCTTCAGAGGAAAGTAGATATTGACCCAGATAATAAACAAGAATTtcctgcatgctgtcatgctttcCTACTGTCACTACATCACACAGTTCCTGGGGATACAAATAGCACCTCCTACTGTTTTGTATTGTAATAGCATCAAAAGTTCACCTTTCCTGGTACATAATCACACTATGCATGGGGTTGGCTGTGGCCAAGGCATGGTCATTGGTCAGTGCCCTCTAGTGATACCATCTTCTACTGCAGCTGTAGTGAATCGTTCTGTGTCCTGTCTTCAGTCCTTACTGACCCAGTTAGGTCAGTTCCTGGAGCTGTGTTAGACATGACACTCATGTCtgcacttatatatacatattaaatcatgggatttttttcccctttgccccAATTCTTTGCCAGGTTCTGTGTCTCTACCACCTATTTAAGTCCTACTGATTGCTTTATTGATCTCAGAGAGCTGGAGTTTGGATGCTATGATTTGAATCAGCAGAATTCACAGAGTATAAACTTTACATTGATGCCTCACTGTCCCTTTAACTTCAACTGGAGACTGTTCTTCTctagatctaaattactttaaatctACTAATCTATTAATCTTTAAATCTATTACTTTGTTCATTTCCCCTTTATCCTACTTGACTGAGATCTTATGAGGAAaaggttcatttttttcttacacaTTGGATTCCTCACTTAACCCAAAGCAGTGTTTTTACAACCCATTCCTGAAACTTAACAGGCAGGTGTTAGGCGAGCAGCTGGTAGGTTTATGACACATTGTCTACATCTTCTCTAGAAAAATGACAAATTGTTGCACTAACTTATCTTGAACAAATAGGTATTCGCCTCAGATGAAGACAAAATTATAAACCAAAGCAATGATTCCACCAAAATTCAACTTAgcaaaccaatgagtttattgagCCTACTTACATAGCATTATTGAAGGGCTACTCAAACAGCTGTCACATCACAAAATTTCTTCCCATCATGGATAATGACCTAATTAAAATGCAATCATGGAGTCACACTTTCAAATAACTCTTCCAATCTTATATAACTTTATCATCTCCCAAGATTATGTACAAGTTGGAGCAAGAGAGAGTAATGGTTGGAATACAAGATGAGGATACTATGATCCTATATTTCCTTCTGCTATGGAGTATCAGTAGTTCCAATAGCATCACTATTAACTAACTTACCTCTTTATTGTTCTGCTTAAGTAGTTGTCACGGTTGCTAGACCAAGGTAATACTTCAAAATAaccatgaaatgaccatgttatACCCAAAAGAAAAGGGCCATATTACAAACACAAGTTAAGTAAAAGCTTTTAAGTTACATTCCCAAGAAGTTACATTCCCAAGAAGAATCAGGAGAAAAGGAATGAGAGAAAAAGTCCTGAACCATAGCCACTCCACTTTTTTCCTCATTCATCTTTGTGTCTCTCACAGCTTCTAGTTCAGCGTACTAAATACATATATTCAAGAAAATCTCAACTGTATAAAACTGACAGACTGATAGAATTGTAAGTTTTTTAATAGTAATGTTTCAGATAGACTATTGATGTATCTTATCAACTGACCATAATGGCCTATAATCTTATCATAAACATCTAAAGGATCCATATAGTCCTCCCACAACACTTGTAAAATCCTCAGTTTCAATTGTTGAGGCTCTGAAAACATCAGTTACAAAATGATTCTGAAAGTGTCATCTTGGGACAAGTATTATGGCTAACACCTAGGAACCTGTTTTGATGCTCAGGCCTCACTTCAAACATGAATCATAAGCTCTGTGGTGGTGTTATAAGTGCACATTTGAATACAGAGAGCACCTCCTGAGGTTTCTAGGGTCTTGTGTGCCAGAATAATGAACATATAGATAATGATAGATGTATAGGCAGTTTATCAAGATAGATAAAAAGATATTCCTGAGGATAGGAGTAGGTTAATGATCTGGGAAAAGACAGACACCCAAACGCACTGTTATCATATGAATTCTTATTTATTGTTAGTCACATAGTGCCAGCTTCTTTCTGTGTGATGTCATAGACTTTTTTGGACATCCTCTATTTGTTATATGAAAGCAAGTAAAAAGGGGTTTCCAATCTTATTTTATCTATTAATCTTGATGTCTATCTCCAAATTTATACTCTTCTCCTATAATAGGGGAATAtgtcatttgtgtatgtgtcaaTATACCCTCCAGGTACTTATGAAGTCAAGTCTAGGAAAAATTAATGACAGCACCACACCCGGACTTCTCAATACAGATGGCCCTAGCCTATTTTTCAACTGATGTCAAAAATGGCTAAAGTggaagtttaaatattttttaaacttcttACTTGTTCTGAATGGGTTATTTGACATGTAAGTGAATCTGAACATATGTAACTCTTTAGAGAATCAAGAGAAACTGTCCTTTCCATGTTTGATGAATTGTCAACTGGCCAGCACATGACCTCTAGTAATGACCTTTGGGGTACATGAAGATATTCTGCAGTtattatgtgtgttttcaggtCTTTGAGAACATCAGCATTTGATGGAAAGTACAAATGACTGAGGTAGAGGTCATTGTGATGGACTTAATGTGTTTACTGCATTTTCCAGTCCATAGAATGAGAGACGGTGTTCTCTGTCCAACTAAAACACCACAGAGATTTCTTGTTCCCCAGTTGATGGGGAGACAGAACTTGTTCTTTCCAATTTATCACCAGGAAGAAATGGAATATATTTTCCCAGGTAGATTGCCACATTTCTGTGGAAAAAGAGCCGAAGGTGTTTCCGGAACCTCTCACCAACAAAGGCATAGATTACTGGATTGATACAGCAGTGGGTGTGGGTAATTACCTCAGTCACCTGCATGGCCAGGTCCAGGTGTTTACTCTGCTGACAACTGGTCTCCAAAAATGTGCTGTGAAAAGCAGAAAAAAGGAGAACCAGGTTGTACGGggtccaaaaaataaaaaagactatcataacaacaaaaataagccgGATGgccttgtgtttctttttattggggcatctCAGCAGAGTTTTAATGATCCCTGAGTAGCAGATGACCATAATGACGAGAGGAAGAGCTAAACCAAAGATGTTCATTCTTAGAGCATGGAAACGCTTCCAGCTGTCTTCTCTGCCCTCTGGGTAACGAGGACTGCAGGAAagctctccaaagttgtcttggGACTCATGGAAGATAAATTCAGGCAATGCTGCCAGTCCTGCCAGGCCCCAGGTGATGCTGCTGGTGATAATAGCAAAAGTTACAGTTCGGGCTCGAAGGGCAAACACAGCATGGACGATAGCCAGGTACCTGTCAATTGTCAGCAGGATGATGAAAAAGATCTCGCTGTACAAAGCCAGGTAATAAAACCCAGAGAGCATTTTGCACATGTAGTGGCCAAAACCCCACTCATTCCACAGAACATAGTGAATCCAGAATGGGACAGTGAAGAGAAAGAGCAGATCAGAAATTGCCAAGTTGAGCAGGTAGATATTAGTCATAATTTGTAGCTTCCTGTACTTTATGAGGATCAGCACAACCATCATGTTGCCCAGGAGGCCAATGATGAACACCAGGGAGTACAGTGGAGGCAGGAGCCATGACCCCAGCTCTTTGATGCTGACTTTTTCACAGGGTGGTGCCCACTCATATTCATAGGGCGTGGTCTCAAAGCTTTCAACCACAGTCTTGATTTCATCTGTGTTGAATGCCATTCTACTTGTCTCTgtgatagaaaaaaatttaaaaaaaaaacaaagaaacaattaaCCATGTGAAACATATCACTTGATTATTCATTAAGAGACTCAAGTTAGAATTTGTTTAGTACAAATTTCAAGATATATCTGTAATGCTATGAGTAGGGGCCAGAAAAATAAAAGCTCTGTGGCTCTCAAAGTCATCATGATTCATAATAGAAAAGGGAACAGAAATGCTGTGGGTGGTGGTAAGTCGAAGGAGGGAATTCAAAGTTTTGAACTAAAGAGTGAAAAGAATGATAATTATCTGATCCATAATATGTAATGTTTTCATCCAGAATATATTCTTATGTgcattaattcttttattttcttcttcatttattgatttctctctgaatttttttctttccctaaaCTCAAGTTTTGAAATAATGCTTTGAGAAAtctctaaaataaacaaaatcatttCTGAATAAAAGGATATATTCATAAcctttaaaattgattttcaattaaATTACATGGTTTCATATTTTTGAATGTGAAAATGCTTATATTAGGGAAACTTTTAAACTTTTAGTAATTCCAAATTGTAATAAAATTCAGGAAGAAACTAATTTTAAATTGTGTCCCATATGTCCCTCATTTACCATCAGTCATATTTATTAATAGACTGAAATATATGTTCTTTTGGTaaattttataattcatatttagaaatgattttgtattttaacttACTTAAAACAACTTAAATGTTTAacgattttatattttaaattacataaaaagTACACTTAAAAActtcacattttaaatttatctaGTTTGTTtacttttaacaaatattttagaCTTTGCATATATACAATGTCTATATTACATATAAGTCTACACTACATACAAATAGAATACATAAGGATACATATGAAATCTATAAATCATGCAGACTCTGTGGAGTATACAAATATAGTCAATATTTAACATATTTCCTTGCCAAAGGAGAAGTTTGAAAGTTGATAAACTTGatatatggaaaataatacacattGTAAGTTAAACATCTAACAGGTAAGTTCAACCCAGACTGGCTTATTACAGCCTTTGCAAAATACACACTAATAATTTTAAGCTGTCTTTACTTTATCTTCACTTGATCTTAACCAAAAGACCGAGAAGCGATTGTCTTTATCTTACATACaaatttatttgttaaatttatttatttaggtcaTTTGAATTAAAAGGCATTTGAGCTTATTTACCCATGTTAGTTTATGTGCATGACACTCACATACAGTTGCCATGCAAACAACACGAAGTATAAGCATAATGTAAAATAAGCCtagcaaatatatacacatgcagatgaaaatacacaagatacatttttcctttttacGTGTATTTacatgttattattttatatgtgtgtgtaccttaATGAGtttatgtataccacatgtgtacaAGAAACCTAGGAGGTCAAAAGAGGACATCAAGTCCCCTGGAACTAAGGTTACAGGTAGTTTTGATTTCCCACaggggtgctaggaaccaaaccctggtcttATGTAAGATCAGGAAGCACTGTTAaatgctgagccatatctctaggcccataaaacatgtttttaagaagctcaaagattttaaaaatttcaatgaATTTATCATCTGTCATCTGACTGTTGATCTGATTATTTCCTCCATAGCTCTaagcaaattttaattttaactgtGTTCTTTTAAAAGTCTGACTTTCATATGAAACAAGgtataaaatgtatttcacaATGCCAGTACACAACCTAAGCATATTCTTAAATGCCTACtctaaaataacaattaaaacatAGTACAGAAACTATACAAACTCTTACCTAGTCCACTACATCAAATAGCATATGTAGTTCATGTTTGTATGTGCtatgcttttaaaaagtaaatttgcaatttgtttgtttacttacatGGTTCTGGAGACTGAATGCAATACATTCAGTGTTAGACAAATACCATGACacagagctacatcctcagccctgTGCTAGCCTTCTAGAGAACTGACAACACAGTAGGTTTCTGTACACACTGTCAGTACACTGTACTATAGTGTCATAAAGGTTGTGGCATCAGTAAAACATAGAGATTTCATGCCCCTCACCTTCTTGTGAGACCACAGTTGTAAATGCTGTCATCACTGACTAAAATGTCAATATACCAGGCATGACTACATAGTGTAAAACATCCAATCTAAACAGAACAGTCTTTCTTTAAGTAAAGAGTAACTCTgccttttttctcatttcttaaaaacaagatgtaaatcttccctgtgaaagaatattttttacttgatgattttaatatttttagccTCAAGAATGGAAAATTAAGGAAAGCTATCAAATTATTGAGTCCTGTGATCATTTGAAAAGTGTGAATGGTTAGAGATAAATTTTTGCTCCCATATAGATAGATGTTTGAGTCAATTTACAAACATGCCCTGTGttatattaaaaattagaatAGAAAGTAGTATATACAATGGCAAGCTTCCTTATTCTTCTGGAAAGAAATGTAAAGGTAACATATTTTTGTTAAGTGTTGGGAATGAAATTTAGGGTCTAGAATATGATAAGCAAAAACTCTACCACTGAATTACATTCTTAGCCAAAGTTAATAagtctactttattttttaaactaaaatccCAAGAAATAATAATGGAAGCAGGTATACACATGTGTCAGAAAAATAAGGTACATTTTGGGTAAGGAAACTAATACAGTTTGAGAATGTACTTTTGGGGGGAAAACTATTCATCTTGTTGTCTTGGAGGTTATTTGAAGAACATTTCAAAATGAGGACTAAAGAGCACAAAAATTATAAGAACCTAAATGAAGTTGAGGAGGGGATGAGAAAGTGAGACAAGAGCAAGAGGGGACAGAGATAGAGACTCAAGTTTCCTAAAGTTGGATTGATTTTATGAAACTTTATGCCTTAATATCAAAGTCATACAAATGCAAAAGTAGattttggtctttttttcttttcttttctttaaaattgtgtctgttctcaaaaaaataattttaaaatggtttccttatttaataaactttattataaaaagttTGCAAATATATATCACACTAAAATTATACAGATCTACAATCTATCCATTTCAATAAACTCCTATGTATTTAGAATTTCTATGCTGAGtttcttaaattttcttctttgttctttaaaagaagaaaaatgttactTTTTGTTGtctcatgttgattttctcaaagtgtTTGATTACTTAAGAAATTTAAATCATCCCTGCTATAAGAGGCAAGTCTTTTCATCTACATAACTTTGTAgatttgttttgtaattttcaaTTGTCATTTGAGTTAAATGGATGGCTAAATATTGCTTGAGTGACACGGACCCTATTCAGTCAAGTGTTCTAAATCTCAAAGTGTAGTCAGTTCATCTTGAGAGACTTGGCTTCATGCACCTGCCAAGGACTTTTACCAACCTTCTTTCCTGAATATCAAAGTTGGCCATTGTCTTTTAATATCAGGTGTTTCAAATGTAGTGGATAACTTTGAATACATGTTGATGTTATTTAGTTGAACAAGATGATTATGAAGGAGATGGttatgaagaatatattttcataggGAAAAATATTTGTGCTACCAAAGTAATGTAATCAGCATGACCAAGCATGACCAGTATGTTCAGCTTGCTAATCCCAAATTATTCTAGTAAGCATACCAAGAAGTGCACTATGTGCCTATACTAGGTGCCATGTACATAATTAGCAATACACATGAAATTGCCTTCTGTTACTTACATTAAACACCCTTTATAAATAATACAGCAACAAACATCTCTGTCCTCTAAAACTTACTTCCTTAAATTACATATCCCAAGACACTTTTCCAAACTCTAATAACAATTCCAAAACTCTTGGTGTATTTTGGTATTTTATCAATTTGCTTCCTGGAAATGTAGAACAACAATAAATTCCTAGCACTGTAGGTGGGGGTGACAGCTTTAGAAAGCATCCATCAACATGGAATTAAAGCAAAAACATTTACTGGGCTAGTTTGGTTGATATAGAGTAGTCTTACAGTTGTTATTactttctgttgagggatatttgagtgattttaaaattataattattagtcaccatattctttcttctatgcttTGATTGTGCTCTTAATTTATTCTGAGCATGTTTACTTTTTTTCTTGTTGAGTCATAGAGTACTCTCATTTCTTATTCCAGGAGAAATTACTCAGTGACTAGCTTCAGTGTAATCATTCCCATCTTTTGAAAGGAGTAAGAGGACCCTCTAGGCCAGCCTTCCTAATGCAGCAACTCTTTAATATtgctccttatgttgtggtgacccacaaacataaaattattttattgctacttcatgactgtaattttcctactgttattataatataaatatctaatatgcaagaCAACTGATATGCCACCCCCAAAAGGGTTGTGACCTACAGGTTGAAAACAGGTTTGGGCTAGAGTCCCACCCTACTTGTAACTGAAGACAACTATCCTCTCTCAAAGCACTCACCAAAACCAGTTCTAACCCCAGCCAAACTAGGGTTTTTCAAAACActaaatggaattttttttgtcTCTATCCTCTTAACAGAGATAGATATACCAAAGGCAGCCAGCTAACCAATTCCAGACAGAAACACCATAGCAATCATCAACCAATCCAATAGTCTGACTTAGAGATAATTTCCAACAAAACTTTAATTATGCATTTAAATACATCATTACTtactatacacacaaatatataaatatattttcatgctAATCTATATACACACAATAGATTACATTTTTATGATGATCTTACAAGTCAGTATCAATGAACACTAACTACTAATGTAACACTTTTGCAATGATATTATTCTTCATGGTTTATGAATTGTAAGTATAGGCTAATAACAGATAATGTAGCTTGAGTGGTTATAAAGTTCATGTTGTATCATAGTATAGATGGGTAAGCAAAAGGAATGATGAAagtaagaagaaaatggaaatacatTGCAAAATCTTTTCTAAGTCTACCTTATGTTATCTTTAAATTACTATACACCACCTCCCTCTTGGAATCAAGAGAGCTTCTGGAAGGCATTTCTTCCACCTACATAGACTAATATatccatttttcctttcctagAGTTCTGAAAGCCTACCTGGAAATACCTTCTAAAAAACATCTGTTGAATTTCAATATGTCCTTGtccaaaagagaataaaaagaagaaacgaTACCTGGTGATTTTTGCTAAGTCCTTTATGAGTCCAGTAGTAACTTAGGTTTCACTGCTAATGAAACAGAGATAACATTTGATCACATACACCAGTCAGTTAGTAAACAACATAGCTTCCTGTTTTAAACAGGCTAGCTTCTCAGGTTTTGCAAGTTTTCAGAGAGATACCAACTTGTTACAGCTCTTCCGTTTTGTTATTTGCTCTTCTGTTAAGTTATCTATATGGATGGACGCTGCTGACGCTCAGCAACTATCTTGCAGGCTCCTCACCCATTTGGCactgctcatttttttttatgtgaggtATGGGTAACAACTTCCCATAATCACTGACTCATGGGCAGACTGTGGAAGAACAATGTGGGAATTTCCTCTTAGGGAAAGGATGAGACAGCAAATTTCCTGGGAGCAACTGAAGATTATGAGGACAAGCACATCAGTATAGGTTTTGACAATTCAGGAAAACATGGGTTTGCATTTCCACTGTGGTTCAATAGCTGCATGATCTCAGGGTTATCACTGAGCCAGCCTTGTTGGACGCCTAGTTTTCTCCTCTATAATTATAACAGATATTTATTTCCTAAAGCTGTCATGAAGTCAATTAAGATAAACCTTGGAAGTTTCTGTGTAAAGTGCAGATCTCAACCAATGTAAAGAGCAGGTTAAATTCCATTGTGACATAGTGTCCCAAGGCTAGCACATATCTTGTCTATGTGCTGATACTATGTGATAATGGACACTAGACCCATTCCCCTAATGTTGATGGGAATAGTGACTAATATATGGTATAATCTCTAAAATACTGACTAACTAGGAAGGTCAATGAATTTATCAGTTCTTATTAGATAttcagaagggaagggaaagaaaatgaaaagaggaagaaagagggtagAAATAAGAGAAGAACTTAACTCTTACCATAAGAGATCTATTGAGTTGTTTTAGACTTTACTTAAccctgtgataaaatacctgacaggaactttttaaaagatgaaggaTTTCTTCTATCTCATAGTGGAGAAGGCATTCCACTATAGCAGAATTCACATTTCCAATCAGGAAACAGAGCTTGAAGTGCAACTAGAGGGAAATATGACCTTCCAGATCTACCTCCAGGAACCTACTGGTGCCACTTAGTCCCAAAGGGCTCCACACCTTTCCAAAACAGCACCATCAGCTAAAGACCAGTGGTCAAACAAATGAGCTTGTGAGGGATTCAGATTCAAACTGTGACTTGGGGATCAACATATAATAAAATGCCAAGAGGACACAAGTAGTATTAATAATAGCTAACCAGATACTTTTTGTGATAGTTTCTTTTCTAACATAAACTTGCCAAAATTAGAATCACTGAGTAGACAGCTTTAGTTGAAAAAAGTGTTCTGACTTCCTTAATTGATGTGGAAAGAAGACTAACCCCAAGTATGGGCCGAAACCTCTTGGTAGCAactcaattatttaaaaaaaaaaaaaaaacatgatggaAGGAAGATTATCTGCCTTTGCTTTGTTGGACCTCACTTTTTCTGCTGAAGTAATTCAGCCTGTTGCTACAGCTGATATCAAGACCAGTTTTCCCAGGCTTCCATAACACTGACTAAGGGCCAGTGGCTCTCCAGGAAACTTTCAGCTTTTCAGTGTCAGATTGAGACCTGTGGATTGAGGAGCTAACAGGTTAATGACCTCTCCAGCATTCAGACAAACATTTAAACTACTCTAATTGGTGTGAATTCCTTCATTTATATCAGAATCAGCATTTCAAGGCTTCCATTGCTGACTAAGGACCAGCAGCTCTCCCAGGACCTGCTTAAAGCCGATTGGACTAAGAAACTACAATGCTCAAAGCACTCTCAGTTGTGAGGCAGCTGTTACGATTCTAATGTAAGCTTATTTTACCCTAAGTGTCTGCTcttgagaaccctgactaataataCACTGTTTTAATCTGTAGTGTATTTGATATTTTAGGGGGTTGatctggtgctgctatgtatttAAATGCTAAATATTGACAACCCCCCCCAAGAGATCCTCATGTACACCAAACGATGCTACATAAACCTTCCCCTCAAGTATCTCttattggttaataaagatgtcTACAGCCTGAGCTGAGCAAAAGAGAGAGGATAGAGCAAAGGTTCCCAGGGCTTGGGAGTCTCAGGCAAGGACCATGAAGAGaggcaaggagaaggaagaactaGTCACCATGAGGTCACATGGACCATGCATATGTGGCCCAAAGGGCTGATCTGATGAAGCAGGAACAGTGTAAATGAGACGGATGCAAGTATTTATGGGGATTTTGGCAGAAGAAACAGACAAGTTAGCTTAAAGGGCCGATATCTACCCAGCTGTAATGTTATAAGGCTTGTTATAAATCTAAAAGGTccatgtcttttatttgggaatcaAATGGTCTGAAATGGGGGTAGAAACCCATAATATATATTTGAAGGTCACAAGAAGGTATAGCAACCCTTCCCCCAGAATAAATATGCCCACTTTGGGCACATTTTGGTGCAGAATGTGGCGTGCCAAATGTCAAAGGAATTATAAATTGGTATATAACTGGTATAAAAGACATACAATCCAGCTATGTTTTTACAAACTATAATCCTAAATTAGGCCACTTTTGAAGCTATTCTAATTTAACATCCCAGCCACATATCCATagttacttgctgtttctcctggctacATGCTTAGGGTCTATCTCCTCTCATAACCACTTCTTCCtatctctgtcttttctcttctcttttcctctctaccTGTGACCTGGCCCTGCTGGATAACTGAAAACCTGCCTACTTCTatctactgcccaatcacaggctttagcCTTTATGAACCAATCAAGGATAAgttggggagcaaggtttacaTAGCATCATTTGGTATGGGTGAGGCTCTCCCTCAACCAGATCCTAGAGGCCAGTATTTAGCAATcgaatacatagcagcaccagactGAACACCTGTTCACACTGGCTAAACAGCTCTCCCCTCTGTGACAATTTCAatgtaaaacacaattttaatctCAAAGGGACTAGGATATAATTTATTCTGCAGGCAAATATGAGTGATCATGGCCTGGGATCATGGGTTTAGGTTGTCATAAATAACATGTTCCAGTGAGTAACTGATTTAATGGGGTTTTTATAGTTACAGAACAAAGTTAAGTCATAAATAGTAGCACTTTTGAAATATATTGGTGAGAATGTTATGTAGGCGGGTTTCAGCAAAGTGTGGAAATCTCTGTAATAGGTCT encodes:
- the LOC127688328 gene encoding probable C-C chemokine receptor type 3 translates to MAFNTDEIKTVVESFETTPYEYEWAPPCEKVSIKELGSWLLPPLYSLVFIIGLLGNMMVVLILIKYRKLQIMTNIYLLNLAISDLLFLFTVPFWIHYVLWNEWGFGHYMCKMLSGFYYLALYSEIFFIILLTIDRYLAIVHAVFALRARTVTFAIITSSITWGLAGLAALPEFIFHESQDNFGELSCSPRYPEGREDSWKRFHALRMNIFGLALPLVIMVICYSGIIKTLLRCPNKKKHKAIRLIFVVMIVFFIFWTPYNLVLLFSAFHSTFLETSCQQSKHLDLAMQVTEVITHTHCCINPVIYAFVGERFRKHLRLFFHRNVAIYLGKYIPFLPGDKLERTSSVSPSTGEQEISVVF